Proteins from one Hydrogenophaga sp. SL48 genomic window:
- the ispG gene encoding flavodoxin-dependent (E)-4-hydroxy-3-methylbut-2-enyl-diphosphate synthase, whose product MTSDRSIVGSQAGLNGPIAISAPRVRQSRPGVVAWQSHRVTVGGGAPVRVQSMTNTDTADAIGTAIQVKELAQAGSELVRITVNNDDAAKAVPHIREQLDRMGIHVPLIGDFHYNGHRLLTDHPACAEALSKYRINPGNVGRGDKGDRQFAQMVEIAARWDKAIRIGVNWGSLDQDLLARLMDANSERAEPWDARQVMYEALITSALDSARRAEEIGLNRNNIMLSCKVSGVQDLIAVYQALAQRTDHVLHLGLTEAGMGTKGAVASASALAVLLQQGIGDTIRVSLTPQPGEARTQEVLIASEILQALGLRAFVPSVTACPGCGRTTSTTFQELAKQIDDYLRSSMPAWRERYPGVENMKVAVMGCIVNGPGESKHADIGISLPGTGEAPAAPVFIDGQKALTLRGDRIAAEFQSVVENYIEKRFGVTA is encoded by the coding sequence ATGACGTCAGATCGCTCCATCGTGGGGTCTCAGGCCGGCCTGAACGGTCCCATCGCCATCAGTGCCCCACGTGTTCGCCAGAGCCGCCCCGGCGTGGTGGCTTGGCAATCGCACCGTGTCACGGTCGGCGGCGGTGCGCCCGTGCGCGTGCAGTCCATGACCAACACGGACACCGCCGACGCGATCGGTACCGCCATTCAGGTCAAGGAACTCGCCCAGGCGGGCTCCGAGCTGGTTCGCATCACCGTCAACAACGACGATGCCGCCAAGGCGGTACCACACATCCGCGAGCAGCTCGATCGCATGGGCATCCACGTCCCGCTGATCGGCGATTTCCACTACAACGGTCACCGTTTGTTGACCGACCACCCGGCCTGCGCCGAAGCACTGTCCAAGTACCGGATCAACCCCGGGAACGTCGGTCGCGGGGACAAGGGTGACAGGCAGTTTGCCCAGATGGTCGAGATCGCCGCGCGCTGGGACAAGGCCATCCGCATTGGCGTGAATTGGGGCAGTCTCGACCAGGATCTGCTGGCGCGGCTGATGGACGCCAATTCTGAGCGGGCCGAGCCTTGGGACGCGCGCCAGGTGATGTACGAGGCACTCATCACGTCGGCGCTGGATTCTGCCCGGCGGGCCGAAGAGATCGGCCTGAACCGGAACAACATCATGCTGTCGTGCAAGGTCAGCGGCGTGCAAGACCTGATCGCGGTCTACCAGGCGCTGGCCCAGCGCACTGACCATGTGCTGCACCTGGGTTTGACCGAGGCCGGCATGGGGACCAAAGGGGCGGTAGCGTCCGCGTCGGCGCTGGCCGTTCTGTTGCAGCAGGGCATTGGCGACACCATTCGCGTGTCGCTCACGCCGCAACCCGGCGAGGCACGGACCCAGGAGGTGTTGATCGCTTCCGAAATCCTGCAGGCGCTGGGGTTGCGAGCCTTTGTGCCCAGTGTGACGGCGTGTCCGGGCTGTGGCCGCACGACCAGCACCACCTTTCAGGAGCTGGCCAAGCAGATCGACGACTACCTGCGCAGCTCCATGCCCGCCTGGCGCGAGCGTTACCCCGGCGTCGAGAACATGAAGGTGGCGGTCATGGGCTGCATCGTCAACGGCCCCGGCGAGAGCAAGCACGCCGACATCGGCATCAGCCTTCCCGGCACGGGCGAGGCCCCGGCGGCTCCGGTGTTCATCGACGGCCAGAAGGCACTGACCTTGCGGGGCGATCGCATCGCCGCCGAGTTCCAGTCGGTCGTAGAAAACTACATTGAAAAGAGGTTTGGCGTCACTGCCTGA
- a CDS encoding helix-turn-helix domain-containing protein, whose translation MSESVVPDAVGETAWTRPELLRQSREAAGLHIAALAAALKVPVKKLDALEAGRYEELPDMTFARALASSACRQLKIDPAPVLEQIPTGRTPMLGDSSHTINAPFRSPRGSSLSLQPSEWLRRPAVLVAGALVMAAVALMYMPDWRSTVDNVSGAVTRLSDTSVATTFENRTSTTEVVPLSPGAPVTSDAPVVLTPPSSVVTPSVDASVAAPPASVDSEGLLSIKANGDSWVEVVDGRGVSQVQRMLKTGDVLSFSASPPYSVVLGRADAVEVTVRGQAFDVVPYARNSVARFKVK comes from the coding sequence ATGAGTGAGTCGGTGGTGCCGGATGCAGTTGGTGAAACGGCCTGGACCCGGCCCGAGCTCCTGCGCCAGTCAAGGGAGGCGGCTGGGTTGCACATTGCGGCCCTGGCGGCCGCGCTGAAAGTCCCTGTCAAGAAGCTGGATGCTCTGGAAGCCGGGCGCTATGAGGAGCTGCCGGACATGACGTTTGCCCGCGCACTGGCCTCCAGCGCCTGCCGCCAGCTCAAGATCGATCCTGCGCCTGTTCTCGAGCAGATCCCCACGGGGCGCACGCCGATGCTGGGTGACTCGTCGCACACCATCAACGCCCCTTTCAGATCGCCCCGCGGATCGTCACTGTCTCTGCAGCCCTCGGAATGGTTGCGGCGTCCGGCGGTGTTGGTGGCCGGGGCGCTGGTGATGGCTGCCGTGGCGCTGATGTACATGCCCGACTGGCGGTCGACAGTGGACAACGTCTCGGGTGCGGTGACCCGCCTGTCCGACACCTCTGTAGCGACGACCTTTGAAAACAGGACATCCACCACGGAAGTTGTTCCTCTGTCACCGGGCGCCCCAGTCACCAGCGATGCGCCGGTGGTGTTGACGCCACCGTCCTCGGTGGTGACGCCAAGTGTCGACGCTTCCGTGGCTGCTCCCCCTGCCTCCGTTGACAGTGAGGGTCTTCTGAGCATCAAGGCCAACGGCGATTCGTGGGTCGAGGTGGTGGATGGCCGAGGTGTGTCACAGGTGCAGCGCATGCTCAAGACGGGTGACGTTCTCAGCTTTTCGGCCTCGCCGCCCTATTCGGTGGTGCTGGGCAGGGCCGACGCGGTCGAGGTCACCGTTCGTGGGCAGGCCTTTGACGTCGTGCCTTATGCGCGCAACAGCGTGGCGCGGTTTAAGGTGAAATGA
- the pilW gene encoding type IV pilus biogenesis/stability protein PilW: protein MTHASPIRFKAQPDRQTRSDGAPLMGLSVEVRWSLLLLLAVLLSVLSACASGPGTSTSNTAQPLTESDEPEAQKRARIRLELATGYFEQGQTSVALDEIKQSLAAFPGYGPAYVLRGLVYMRMNEPGQAEDSFRRALQINERDPDALHNYGWFVCQQGRHAEAVQLFVRALASPVYGGQAKTLMAKGVCQVRMGQFAEAEGSFARSYELDAANPITGYNLASLLYKRGDDKRAQFYIRRLNNSDLANAESLWLGIKVERRMNNPQAADQLAQQLLRRFPRSPEYASYQRGAFNE from the coding sequence ATGACACACGCCTCCCCGATCCGCTTCAAGGCCCAACCGGATCGTCAGACCCGGTCTGATGGTGCGCCTCTGATGGGTCTTTCTGTGGAGGTCCGTTGGTCGCTGTTGCTGCTTCTCGCCGTGTTGTTGTCGGTGCTGTCGGCTTGCGCGAGCGGTCCCGGGACCTCGACCTCCAACACGGCGCAACCGCTCACCGAGTCCGATGAACCCGAGGCGCAAAAGCGCGCCCGCATTCGCCTCGAACTGGCGACCGGCTACTTTGAACAAGGTCAGACTTCGGTGGCGCTGGATGAAATCAAGCAGTCACTCGCCGCGTTCCCAGGTTATGGCCCTGCTTATGTGCTTCGCGGGTTGGTCTACATGCGGATGAATGAACCGGGTCAGGCCGAAGACAGCTTCCGTCGCGCCTTGCAGATCAACGAGCGCGACCCCGATGCGTTGCACAACTACGGCTGGTTTGTTTGCCAACAGGGTCGCCATGCCGAGGCGGTTCAGCTGTTTGTCCGCGCGCTGGCCAGCCCGGTTTACGGCGGTCAGGCCAAGACGCTCATGGCCAAGGGTGTGTGCCAGGTTCGAATGGGCCAGTTCGCCGAGGCCGAAGGCAGCTTCGCCCGCTCCTATGAGCTGGATGCGGCCAACCCCATCACCGGCTACAACCTGGCGTCACTGCTGTACAAGCGGGGTGACGACAAACGCGCGCAGTTTTACATCCGTCGCCTGAACAACTCCGATTTGGCCAATGCCGAGTCGCTGTGGTTGGGTATCAAGGTCGAACGTCGCATGAACAACCCCCAGGCGGCCGACCAGCTCGCGCAGCAGCTGCTGCGCCGGTTCCCGCGTTCGCCGGAGTACGCCTCCTATCAGCGGGGGGCGTTCAATGAGTGA
- the rlmN gene encoding 23S rRNA (adenine(2503)-C(2))-methyltransferase RlmN → MTVNLLDFDLEGLTAFCEQLGEKRFRAVQLFRWIHQKGASRFDEMSDLAKSLREKLPSVCTITGLQVLSRQDSSDGTIKWLFDVGGGNAVETVFIPEDDRGTLCISSQAGCAVGCRFCSTGHQGFSRNLTTGEIVAQLWHAEFFLRQHLKTTERVISNVVMMGMGEPLQNYSALVPALRVMLDDHGYGLSRRRVTVSTSGVVPMIDRLAGDVPVALAVSLHAPNDALRDSLVPLNRKYPLSELLDACLRYLPAAPRDFITFEYCMLDGVNDQPEHAEQLLALLKGHGGKGVPCKINLIPFNPFPDSGLKCSPRPVVQAFGQILIAGGIVTTVRKTRGDDIDAACGQLAGDVMDRTQVAKRRAAAQPIRFLKSAKEKQE, encoded by the coding sequence ATGACGGTCAACCTCCTCGACTTCGATCTTGAGGGCCTGACCGCCTTTTGCGAGCAGCTGGGCGAAAAGCGCTTTCGCGCCGTCCAGTTGTTTCGCTGGATTCACCAGAAGGGCGCTTCGCGCTTTGACGAGATGAGCGATCTCGCCAAGAGCCTTCGCGAAAAGCTGCCCTCGGTCTGCACCATCACGGGCTTGCAGGTGCTTTCCCGTCAGGACTCATCCGACGGCACGATCAAGTGGTTGTTCGATGTGGGTGGCGGCAATGCGGTGGAAACCGTGTTCATTCCCGAAGATGACCGTGGCACGCTCTGCATTTCCTCGCAGGCCGGATGTGCCGTGGGTTGCCGTTTCTGCTCCACCGGTCATCAGGGTTTTTCGCGCAACCTCACCACAGGTGAGATCGTCGCGCAGTTGTGGCACGCCGAATTTTTCCTGCGTCAGCACCTGAAGACAACCGAGCGGGTCATCTCCAACGTGGTGATGATGGGCATGGGTGAACCGCTGCAGAACTACAGCGCATTGGTGCCGGCGTTGCGTGTGATGCTGGACGATCATGGCTACGGCCTGTCGCGCCGACGGGTGACCGTCTCGACCTCGGGTGTCGTGCCCATGATTGACCGCCTGGCCGGCGACGTGCCGGTTGCGCTGGCGGTTTCGTTGCATGCCCCCAACGATGCGCTGCGCGACTCGCTGGTGCCGCTGAATCGAAAATACCCATTGTCTGAATTGCTCGACGCTTGCCTTCGTTACCTGCCGGCGGCACCGCGTGACTTCATCACTTTCGAATACTGCATGCTGGACGGGGTCAACGACCAGCCAGAACACGCCGAGCAGCTGCTGGCATTGCTCAAAGGCCATGGCGGCAAAGGTGTTCCCTGCAAAATCAACCTGATACCCTTCAACCCGTTTCCGGATTCCGGTCTGAAATGTTCACCCCGCCCAGTGGTCCAGGCCTTCGGGCAGATCCTCATCGCGGGGGGGATCGTGACGACCGTGCGCAAGACGCGCGGTGATGACATCGATGCAGCCTGCGGACAGCTCGCCGGCGACGTGATGGACCGAACCCAGGTGGCCAAGCGGCGAGCCGCGGCGCAGCCTATCCGCTTTTTGAAGTCAGCCAAGGAAAAACAGGAATGA
- the ndk gene encoding nucleoside-diphosphate kinase — protein MAIERTLSIIKPDAVAKNVIGQIYARFEAAGLKVVAARMAHLSRGEAEQFYAVHKARPFFKDLVDFMISGPVMIQALEGEGAILKNRDLMGATDPKKAEAGTIRADFADSIDANAVHGSDAPETAAVEIAFFFPGMNVYSR, from the coding sequence ATGGCCATCGAACGCACTCTCTCCATCATCAAGCCCGACGCCGTCGCCAAGAACGTCATCGGCCAGATCTACGCCCGTTTTGAAGCCGCTGGCCTGAAGGTGGTGGCCGCTCGCATGGCGCACCTGTCGCGCGGCGAAGCCGAGCAGTTCTACGCGGTTCACAAAGCCCGTCCTTTCTTCAAGGACCTCGTGGATTTCATGATTTCCGGCCCTGTGATGATCCAGGCACTGGAAGGCGAAGGCGCCATCCTCAAGAACCGCGACCTGATGGGCGCCACCGATCCCAAGAAGGCCGAAGCAGGGACCATCCGTGCCGACTTCGCTGACAGCATCGACGCCAACGCCGTGCATGGCTCCGACGCTCCCGAAACCGCTGCCGTGGAAATTGCCTTCTTCTTCCCCGGCATGAACGTTTACTCGCGCTGA
- a CDS encoding pseudouridine synthase codes for MTPAQPPHNPIEPSSSDAGALPAEPTTDSTPKTAASPSPVKGEGQPQALRFDDVVSGAFDAEQEQELPLPTKRVLQPEAESPKLHKVLAQAGMGSRLEMEQLILEGRISVNGEPAHIGQRIQFGDNIKVNGKPVRVRIAPPPPRVLAYHKPAGEVVSHDDPQNRPTVFRRLPRLYQGKWQSVGRLDLNTEGLLLLTDSGELANRLMHPRFGLQREYAVRVLGALSNDEKQRLLDGVRLDDGEARFDSIEDGGGEGANCWYRVTIGEGRNREVRRMLEAVGHAVSRLIRIRYGAMMLPRGLKRGVWLELDQGDIDRLTAAAGVYQRTERPVGKATPGRGKKQGPQGGRNYGNPAGSRGEAPAVRRGSMFDTPASKGKGGKGQGAGGGQPDPLKTSLGYIGQDALQRQREQGTGRGGPSGGRRRGGSGGGGRSGGR; via the coding sequence ATGACACCGGCGCAACCCCCTCACAACCCGATTGAACCGTCCAGCAGCGACGCAGGCGCTTTGCCCGCTGAGCCCACCACGGACTCAACGCCCAAGACGGCTGCGAGCCCGTCGCCTGTGAAAGGGGAGGGGCAACCACAGGCCTTGCGTTTTGACGACGTGGTCAGCGGCGCATTTGACGCCGAGCAAGAGCAGGAACTGCCCTTGCCGACCAAGCGGGTGCTGCAACCCGAGGCCGAGTCGCCCAAACTGCACAAGGTGCTGGCACAGGCTGGCATGGGTTCCCGGCTGGAAATGGAGCAACTGATTCTGGAGGGGCGCATCTCGGTCAACGGCGAGCCGGCCCACATCGGTCAGCGCATCCAGTTCGGCGACAACATCAAGGTCAACGGCAAGCCGGTGCGCGTGCGCATCGCTCCGCCGCCCCCTCGCGTGCTGGCCTATCACAAGCCCGCGGGCGAAGTGGTGTCGCACGATGACCCGCAAAACCGGCCCACGGTGTTTCGCCGCCTGCCGCGTCTTTACCAAGGCAAGTGGCAGTCAGTGGGTCGACTCGACCTGAACACCGAAGGCCTGCTGCTGCTCACCGACTCGGGCGAGCTCGCCAACCGGCTGATGCACCCGCGATTTGGCCTGCAGCGCGAGTACGCGGTGCGGGTGCTGGGTGCCCTGTCCAACGACGAAAAGCAGCGCCTGCTCGACGGCGTGCGGTTGGACGATGGCGAGGCCCGTTTCGACAGCATCGAAGACGGCGGGGGTGAGGGCGCCAACTGCTGGTACCGCGTGACCATCGGCGAAGGTCGTAACCGGGAAGTGCGGCGCATGCTCGAAGCCGTGGGCCACGCCGTGAGCCGTTTGATCCGCATCCGCTATGGCGCCATGATGTTGCCGCGCGGGCTCAAGCGCGGTGTCTGGCTGGAGCTCGACCAGGGCGACATTGACCGCCTGACGGCGGCGGCCGGTGTCTACCAGCGCACAGAGCGCCCGGTCGGCAAGGCCACGCCAGGGCGTGGCAAGAAGCAGGGGCCACAGGGTGGACGCAACTACGGCAATCCGGCGGGCAGCCGGGGGGAGGCGCCTGCCGTGCGCCGCGGCAGCATGTTCGACACACCCGCGAGCAAAGGCAAGGGCGGCAAGGGGCAGGGCGCGGGCGGTGGCCAGCCCGACCCCTTGAAAACCTCTCTTGGCTACATCGGCCAGGACGCTTTGCAGCGCCAGCGCGAACAAGGCACCGGCCGTGGCGGTCCCAGCGGTGGTCGCCGCCGGGGTGGCAGCGGTGGTGGTGGCCGTTCCGGAGGCCGCTGA
- the scpB gene encoding SMC-Scp complex subunit ScpB, which yields MNTTDARRVLETALICAPQPLSVRELGVLFDMEVAPDTIKTLLTDLQTEWTGRGVELVQVATGWRFQSRPELRPFLDRLHPEKPPKYTRAAMETLAIIAYRQPVTRGDMEDIRGVTINSLIIKQLEDRGWVEVIGHRETVGRPALFATTRQFLDDLGLSSLDQLPPLDGSEVQESALDRLDFESLASGMAEPPAGESLTVGEDTPDTAGEPAIPVPTRDEPQDDHDTGATPSQPD from the coding sequence ATGAACACCACGGATGCCAGGCGCGTCCTCGAAACGGCCTTGATTTGCGCACCCCAGCCGCTCTCCGTGAGAGAGCTCGGGGTGCTGTTCGACATGGAAGTCGCTCCCGACACGATCAAGACCCTGCTGACTGATCTCCAGACCGAATGGACCGGGCGCGGCGTCGAACTGGTGCAGGTGGCCACCGGCTGGCGTTTTCAGAGCCGGCCCGAGCTGCGACCATTCCTGGACCGTTTGCATCCTGAAAAGCCACCCAAGTACACGCGCGCCGCGATGGAAACCCTGGCCATCATCGCCTATCGCCAACCGGTGACCCGTGGCGACATGGAGGACATCCGTGGCGTGACGATCAATTCCCTGATCATCAAGCAACTGGAAGACCGCGGCTGGGTGGAAGTGATCGGGCACCGCGAAACGGTGGGGCGGCCCGCTCTGTTTGCGACCACGCGCCAGTTTCTCGACGATCTGGGCCTTTCTTCCCTGGATCAGCTGCCGCCACTGGATGGCAGCGAGGTGCAGGAATCGGCGCTGGATCGACTCGACTTTGAATCTCTCGCCAGCGGAATGGCTGAGCCACCTGCTGGCGAGTCTTTAACCGTGGGTGAAGACACCCCCGACACCGCCGGCGAACCGGCGATCCCCGTCCCGACCCGGGACGAACCACAGGACGACCATGACACCGGCGCAACCCCCTCACAACCCGATTGA
- a CDS encoding RluA family pseudouridine synthase — protein sequence MAAEIISTGGETDLGISEGEGDADESLTGVEVRDCEVPVSMHGWRLDRALAALIPEFSRSYLQQLMGDGAVAWRGAPALKPSAKVSVGDRLQVELRPTQQTMAFVAQPMALEVVFEDADLLVIHKPAGLVVHPAAGHWSGTLLNGLLAHHAGASALPRAGIVHRLDKDTSGLMLVGKSRQAVEALVRAIAAREVHREYLALAQGRWKGPAELDVEQPVGRDPHNRLRMAVLRPETTGAKSARTSIRLLDGTDQACLVACKLHTGRTHQIRVHLTWLGHPLVGDAVYGGRTLFGMERQALHAARLRLAHPVSGAPLAFACEPPADMGQAIAAAGLHYNPAQLG from the coding sequence TTGGCAGCTGAAATTATATCGACGGGGGGTGAAACCGACCTGGGCATCTCAGAGGGTGAGGGCGATGCCGACGAAAGTCTGACGGGGGTCGAGGTCCGGGATTGCGAGGTGCCCGTGTCCATGCACGGCTGGCGGCTCGACCGGGCCCTCGCGGCGTTGATCCCGGAATTCTCCCGTTCCTATCTTCAGCAGCTCATGGGCGACGGTGCCGTGGCGTGGCGTGGCGCGCCCGCGCTCAAGCCGTCGGCGAAGGTGTCGGTGGGAGACCGTTTGCAGGTAGAGCTGCGCCCGACGCAGCAGACCATGGCGTTCGTGGCGCAGCCCATGGCGCTGGAGGTGGTGTTCGAAGACGCGGACCTGCTGGTGATTCACAAGCCCGCAGGTCTCGTGGTGCACCCGGCGGCCGGTCACTGGAGTGGCACCTTGCTCAACGGCTTGCTGGCGCATCATGCTGGCGCATCCGCGCTGCCGCGGGCCGGCATCGTGCACCGGCTCGACAAGGACACTTCGGGCCTGATGCTCGTGGGCAAGAGCCGCCAGGCCGTGGAGGCGCTGGTGCGCGCCATTGCCGCTCGTGAGGTGCATCGCGAATACCTGGCGCTGGCGCAGGGTCGCTGGAAGGGGCCGGCCGAGCTGGATGTGGAGCAACCGGTGGGGCGCGATCCCCACAACCGCTTGCGCATGGCCGTGCTGCGGCCGGAGACCACGGGGGCCAAGTCCGCCCGCACGTCGATCCGGCTGCTCGACGGGACCGACCAGGCCTGTCTGGTGGCCTGCAAGCTGCACACCGGGCGAACCCATCAGATTCGCGTGCACCTGACCTGGCTCGGGCATCCGCTGGTGGGTGATGCGGTGTATGGCGGACGAACTCTCTTCGGCATGGAACGCCAGGCCTTGCACGCTGCGCGGCTGCGGTTGGCTCACCCGGTGTCGGGCGCACCACTGGCTTTCGCCTGCGAACCGCCCGCTGATATGGGCCAGGCCATCGCTGCGGCCGGGCTCCATTACAATCCGGCTCAGCTGGGGTGA
- a CDS encoding outer membrane protein assembly factor BamD, with translation MSFGALTTVLVVAGCSSTPVDPTTDWSPNKIYSEASDEREAGNFDKAIGLYEKLEGRAAGTPLAQQAQLDKAYTQYKGGEQAQALATIERFLRLHPASPALDYALYLKGLVNFNENLGLFGSLAQQDLSERDQNAAKESFESLREVVTRFPDSRYAPDARARMTYIVNSLAQYEVHVARYYFGRGAYLAAINRAQTAVSDYANTPAMEEALVILVRSYDALGMTQLRDDARRVLQTNFPKSSFLGGSGSSGSGVSSPWWKLW, from the coding sequence GTGTCGTTCGGCGCACTGACCACGGTGCTGGTCGTCGCGGGTTGCAGCAGCACCCCCGTGGATCCGACCACGGACTGGAGTCCCAACAAGATCTACAGCGAAGCCAGCGACGAGCGTGAGGCGGGCAACTTCGACAAGGCCATCGGCCTGTACGAAAAACTCGAAGGCCGTGCCGCCGGCACCCCCCTGGCCCAGCAGGCCCAGCTCGACAAGGCCTACACCCAGTACAAGGGTGGCGAACAGGCCCAGGCACTCGCCACCATCGAGCGGTTTCTGCGCCTGCATCCGGCCAGCCCTGCGCTGGACTATGCGCTGTACCTGAAGGGCTTGGTCAACTTCAACGAAAACCTCGGCCTTTTCGGATCGCTGGCGCAGCAAGACCTGTCCGAGCGCGACCAGAATGCCGCGAAAGAATCTTTTGAGTCGCTGCGCGAGGTCGTGACCCGGTTTCCGGATTCGCGCTACGCGCCCGATGCCCGCGCCCGCATGACCTACATCGTCAATTCACTGGCGCAGTACGAGGTGCATGTGGCGCGATATTACTTTGGTCGTGGCGCCTACCTGGCAGCGATCAACCGTGCCCAGACCGCGGTGAGCGACTACGCCAACACGCCTGCCATGGAGGAGGCGCTGGTCATTCTGGTGCGGAGCTATGACGCCCTGGGCATGACCCAGCTGCGCGACGATGCCCGCCGAGTGCTTCAAACCAACTTCCCCAAAAGCAGCTTTCTGGGTGGCAGCGGCAGCAGCGGCTCCGGCGTCAGCAGCCCCTGGTGGAAGCTCTGGTAA
- a CDS encoding ATP-dependent DNA helicase, which translates to MTSVTDGVRQTLSAQGPLAASPGFVHREAQVTMAVAVSDAIDSGSLLAVEAGTGVGKTLAYLVPLLLSGRRALLSTATQALQEQLFARDIPTLTQTLGMPVRVAMLKGRSSYLCLHRLAQVADVPSRGIDPAQASRLDRVRQWAGRTQQGDLAELPWLDERSALRPQITSTRDNCLRDTCPRRDGCHVNRARHEALQAHWVIINHHLFFSSLHGEGAWLGGLLERAEVVVFDEAHRLNATGVELMAESVGSGSLRALARDVLNLAPRWARGQRAWAHLALVLDQAAGASPPCPPGRHRWLRRSKDEQWSAWTMTVSRALHAVVAALQATAGAAAEMDGLYRQAHGLWTGWGQLTRPGSAGEDTTTVTWLDVGASGWALVQASIDASRHIGDALELAGKARSWVFTSATLGTEETLGWFTEPLGLRHHPLMRTLRVPSPFDHARQLALHVPDDLPEPADPRHTPVLAQAVARWATRLGGHTLVLTTTLRATARLTEALQQMVGDGEREPLQLLCEGQMSRRALLARFRAAGRGEGAGAVLVASMAFWEGVDLAGDVLQLLVIDKLPFPPPDDPLVEARARQHEAEGRSAFRSSYLPQAALALKQGAGRLIRSETDRGVLVVADRRLLTRSYGNDLLEAMPPMRRLLDEAELLEELDQLALTRASTRGC; encoded by the coding sequence GTGACCTCGGTCACCGACGGGGTCCGTCAAACGTTGTCGGCCCAGGGCCCGCTGGCGGCGTCACCCGGCTTTGTGCACCGCGAGGCGCAGGTCACGATGGCGGTGGCGGTGTCCGATGCCATTGACAGTGGGAGCTTGCTGGCGGTGGAGGCGGGTACCGGCGTCGGCAAGACGCTGGCCTACCTGGTGCCCTTGTTGCTCAGCGGCCGTCGCGCGCTGTTGTCCACCGCCACCCAGGCGCTGCAGGAACAGCTGTTCGCGCGGGACATTCCCACGCTGACGCAGACCTTGGGCATGCCGGTTCGCGTGGCCATGCTCAAGGGGCGATCCAGCTACCTGTGTTTGCACCGCCTCGCCCAGGTGGCCGACGTGCCGTCGCGCGGGATCGACCCTGCGCAGGCCTCGCGGCTGGATCGGGTGAGGCAATGGGCGGGGCGCACGCAGCAGGGTGATCTGGCCGAGCTGCCGTGGCTGGACGAGCGCTCGGCCTTGCGTCCCCAGATCACCTCGACCCGCGACAACTGTCTGCGTGACACCTGCCCCCGACGGGATGGGTGCCACGTGAACCGCGCAAGACACGAGGCGCTGCAGGCGCATTGGGTGATCATCAATCATCACCTGTTTTTCTCCAGCCTGCATGGCGAAGGCGCCTGGCTCGGCGGCCTTCTGGAACGCGCCGAGGTGGTGGTGTTTGACGAGGCACACCGCTTGAACGCAACCGGCGTCGAGCTGATGGCCGAGTCGGTGGGCAGCGGGTCGTTGCGCGCGCTCGCGCGGGACGTGTTGAACCTCGCTCCCCGGTGGGCGAGAGGCCAGCGCGCCTGGGCGCACCTCGCGCTGGTGCTGGATCAGGCGGCAGGCGCATCACCACCGTGTCCACCCGGCCGGCACCGCTGGCTGAGGAGGTCAAAGGACGAACAGTGGTCGGCATGGACCATGACCGTGAGCCGGGCCTTGCATGCGGTGGTGGCCGCGCTGCAGGCGACCGCGGGAGCGGCGGCCGAGATGGACGGACTGTACCGCCAGGCGCATGGTCTCTGGACGGGGTGGGGCCAGCTGACCCGGCCGGGCAGCGCCGGTGAAGACACCACCACTGTGACGTGGCTGGACGTGGGTGCTTCGGGCTGGGCGCTGGTGCAGGCGTCGATCGACGCGTCCCGGCACATCGGTGACGCGCTCGAACTGGCCGGCAAGGCACGAAGCTGGGTGTTCACGTCCGCCACACTGGGCACCGAAGAGACATTGGGCTGGTTCACGGAGCCGCTGGGCCTGCGACATCACCCGCTCATGCGCACGCTGCGGGTGCCCAGCCCGTTCGATCACGCACGGCAACTGGCCCTGCACGTGCCGGACGATCTGCCAGAGCCGGCCGATCCCCGCCACACGCCCGTGTTGGCCCAGGCCGTCGCGCGCTGGGCCACTCGGCTCGGCGGACACACCCTCGTGCTGACCACCACGCTGCGGGCGACGGCGCGACTGACGGAGGCCCTGCAGCAGATGGTGGGGGACGGGGAGCGCGAGCCGCTGCAATTGTTGTGCGAGGGTCAGATGTCGCGGCGTGCGCTGCTGGCCCGGTTCCGGGCCGCCGGACGCGGGGAGGGGGCCGGCGCAGTGTTGGTGGCGTCAATGGCCTTCTGGGAGGGCGTGGACCTGGCCGGCGACGTGCTGCAGTTGCTGGTGATCGACAAACTGCCGTTTCCGCCGCCCGACGATCCGCTGGTCGAGGCCCGGGCCCGTCAGCATGAGGCTGAGGGGCGAAGCGCCTTCCGCTCCTCTTACCTTCCCCAGGCGGCGCTGGCACTCAAACAGGGCGCGGGGCGGTTGATCCGCAGTGAAACCGATCGGGGGGTGTTGGTTGTGGCCGACCGGCGGCTGCTCACGCGCTCATACGGCAACGACCTGCTGGAGGCCATGCCGCCCATGCGCCGCCTTCTGGACGAAGCGGAACTGCTGGAGGAACTCGATCAGCTGGCGCTTACCAGAGCTTCCACCAGGGGCTGCTGA